DNA sequence from the Armatimonadota bacterium genome:
CCTTGGGCTCGAATTAGGAGTTTTAATTGGGTCTGGTGTTGCTTTCACCGGGAATTCCGGGAGGCCTGGGCCGGCCCTTTGGGGGATTATAGGGATTGGTATATTGATATTTATTACGCTCGCCATTCTAGCGGTGGTTGTTCAGGTTCTCACGAATCATTTTGTGATAGCGATGATGTACGTTAAAAATATTCGAATTTTGCAGGCTTGGAGAGAATTTTGGGGTATTTTGCGCTCAAACGCGGGGCAGATGGTTCTTTATTTGCTTATGAGGATAGGCTTGGCGATAGCCACTGCCATCGCCGCATCGTTTGCCTTGATACCTGGTTTGATTGTGGCAGCGATTCCTGGAGTTGTTGTTGGCGCTATTATCCTTGCGCTCTTAAGCCTTCATGTTTCCAAGATAGTAGTGGTCATTGCGGGCATAATACTGGGGCTTCCGGTTGTCTTTTTATTTGTGTTTGCTGTCAATTTCGTGATGCAACCTGCATATGTATTCCTGCGGGCATATCCGATGGTCATGCTCGGGCAAGCAGATCCTGCTTTGGTGACAATACCGATAGGTCCTGTCCATCTCCGCCCACCTGAGGAGATAGGCGAACAGGGGCCGCAGACTACTTAAGGTTGCTCGAGCTTCTTGAGCTCTTCCAGCGCACCTTTGTGTGAACCCTCGATTTCCAATGTCTCGCGGAATTGCTCAACCGCCTTGATGGTCATGCCCTTTCTAAGATAGCACCGGCCAAGGCGGAAGTGGGCTTCGGCAAAGTTTGGTTCAAGCTGGATTGCTTGTTCGAGGAGTGAAATTGCCTCATCTAGACCCGCGTCGTTTTTTGCTGCTTGTATTGCCTTGTCGAATAGTTCTTTTGGCCCGGGAGGCTTCTGGGGGCCACCGCTGGGTCTGGGAGGCTTCCATGGCATCGAAGGTGTCGGGACCCACGTCTTAAATACTTCATTTCTGAGAGCATTGGCTAGTTCTCGGCGGTAGGGGCTTGTATTAAATGCGAAACCACACATGCCATCGGCGCCCCTCTTTCGAGTTTCTGTGATTTGTGTAATTAGGTCGCGCGTTCCGCGAATACTGATGCCATTATATACATGTCTTCCACTTCGCCATCTGACCATCCCATCAATCCAATCGCGGAATTGTTTTGCCTCTGTTGGGTCTCGCTCGCTTTTGTAGTTCATCGGCATTACGGCATCTATGATGCCCTCGCGGAGCCAACGGTCCCATTCTTGCAGAAGTAGCAGGTATGGGCGCGTTTGTTTGAAATCCTGTGGGCAATCACCGCTGCAGACGACGGAAGCGGTAACTTTAACCCACGGTTTAATCTTTTTAACTCCTTCGTAAACTTCTCTTACCAAATCGGTCACGCGGTCGCGCCGCCATTGGCACCATTCGGGGTCGTCTGACTTTGGAATTCCAGTGCGTCCCTTTTCCTTATTAAAACGGTTTATGGCAAGCTGGGTGTAGCCAAAGTCTGGGTCCCAGTAGCGCACATAGTCGAAGTGTATGCCATCAACATCATACTTCTTTACGACGTCAAGATAGATTTCGCGTAAATAGTCGGTGACTTCTCGAATACCTGGGTCAAGAGCGTAGTTTCCGCTTTTCGAGGTTGAGCCGTTCTTATTTTTATTTATCCATTCTGGGTGGCGGTTGTAAACGTGGTTAGGATTGCTTGGAGGGCTGTTTCCCTGCCAAACTTTGAATGTGTTTATCCATGCATGTATCTCTAGCCCCGCCTCGTGGCCCTTCTTTATTATATATTCGAGCGGATCAAAGTCTGACTTTGGCAGGTTGTCTGCTCTTGGTTCGTAAGCGGATTTGTAGTATGCATCTCCAGTCTTGCGTACCTGGACCACCAGTGCATTGAGGTTGGCGGCACGGGCATCGGCGATTAGTTTGTCAATGGCGGCGGGGCTTCCAAGGTCAATGTTATTGCCGTATGAAGAGATCCACATCCCGCGAAACTCGGGTTTTTCATCCGCACCACTAGCTGCCCCGACTATGGTTGACAAGGCAAATAAACAAATCAAAATTGCTCTTATTTTTATCAGAAACACCTCCGTTTTCAGTCTTAGTGAAGGTTCAGCTTCACCAATTTAGTTGTATTTGCCACAGCGCCGTTCCTGCAAAAAAAAGCTATATTTCTAGCATCATACTGTTTAGACGCTCTACTTATGCCTGAGGTTAGCTAGAAAAGTATTGGACACGCATTTAATAGAAGTTGGTGATGTTTAGATGGATTAAAAATTTCTTAATGTCGTTGGTTCTCCTGCAAGCGAGCAAAAAATTGAAAGTAAAGCGAGCAGCATAAACGAAATCTTGCTATTTGGTAAGCGTACTGAGGGACCCTTTACTAAACCGACCGCCGAGCACAACACCGGACGCAATGACCGCTTTAAGGAAGTCAATTCCGATAAAAGGTGCTACCCCTAGCTGCCAGGCGCCCAGGATACAGGCGCTAGTATTCTCACCTTGAAAGAATGCCAGCCAAGCAGCGAGCCAGCTGGCGCCGAATAAATAGATTACAATAATCCCAAGGCATCCTGCTAGCACGGCTGAGGCATTGGACCGCGATTTGAGTTTTTCGAATACCATTCCAGAGACATAGGCGCCGACCGCGAATCCGATTAAATATCCGCCAGTGGGCCCTGCGAAGGCTGCCAGGCCAAAATTTCCACATGAAAATACCGGCATCCCAAGCAAGCCCATTATAAGGTATTGGATTTGACTCAATGCGCCGAGCCGACTGCCAAGTGCGAGACCGGAAAGGATTACTGCAAATACTTGAAGTGTGACAGGCACTGGCGTATACCACAAGCGGAAGGATATGTTAGCACATATTGCCGTAACGCCTGCAAAAAACAAAGAGGCAAGAAAATGGATGCCTGTAACTGGGAATACACGTGCTGCTTCTCTGGAATAGTTTGCCATCGAGGCCTCCCTCTAGTTATTTGCGTTTTCTGCCACCTATGATAACGGTTGGTTCAAGATGTGTCAAATAAAAAAGCCCGTTGCTATGGAGCAAACGGGCTCCCGTGCCACGAGCCTAGCCACCCCGGGCACGGCAAAAGTGAAAGGAAGGGGAAAGTTGTTCTTTCCCAAGCAAAAATACCTGCAAGAATCGTGCCAATTTGTGAAAACTTAAAGATTAAGCTTGCAATGCCCTGCAAAAACTGCTGGTTTGCGGCTTTTAGATTGCACATTTTTTAGAAACCTAAAGTCAGTCTCGCGATATTAATTTAATCTCTGCGGATGATGGGTATGAAGTTGCGTGATAATCTCAAGCTTGTGGAGCGTATTATAAGCGATGGTAGATGAAAACTCGTCAGAGCATTATAAAATTCAGGAAAATGGCTTTAACTGGCGAGCGTGCCTCATTGCCCCTGCTGGCGCCCTTCTCGCAATTCTTTTCTTGACGGTGATGGCTTCAGTTTTTGGCCCACGATTGAAAGTGCAGAATGGCAACCTAAAAACACCACGCATAGTTTTGGACCGACGCGAGGCGTTCGCAGAGTTTGGGCGGGAGTTTTTTGCAATTGCACATAAGGCTGATCAAGTTAACGAACGGGCGTTTGTAGAATTGAGCAAGCTAGCGAGGCACAATGGCGACCTTGCGCGCGTCCAAGATGCCTTTTCGGATGCATCTTTGGCTAACAAAAATGCCTCATCGAGATACAAAGCGCTTGTGGTCCCAGGTGTTCTGGTTTCGCGGGAGCAGCTTAGGCAGGCAGCGGACTTGATGTCTAGTGCATATACGGCTAGGAGTCGGGCTTGCGACATTGTTGTGCTCTGGGCGAGCAGCCCTCAAAGTAAAGATATTGCACAGAAATATAGCTCTCAAATTGGTAAGATTGATGTTCTTACAATGAAAAGCTTGAGAATTCTTGTGCTTGCCGCCAAGGACAATGGAATTGCAATTGATGACTTGCGCCGGCTCTTGCCATAGCTAAATTGAAGATATCACATCGTTTTGGAAATCCTCTAGCAATTTTCATTGAGTACCAAGGGTTTGTTTTTGTTCTGCAATCTTACCCAATTTTTCAAGAGGATTTCACGAAGCTATCCTCTAATTGTTTATGTGTATTTTTTATTTCAGCTTGAGGAGCGCATGCATGAATAGTCGCGAGCGGGTGATACGAGCAATTGAATTTAAAGGGCCTGACCGTGTTCCACTCTTGCATGCTGTTCTCCCGGCGGCGATTATCGTCCACGGCCAGCCCCTCCTTGAGCTCCTTGATGAGTTCAAAGACGACTTCGGCGGCAGTTGGGGAATTCCTCAGATTGAGAATCTCCCGGCGGGCTACCGGAGGGGGATAAATACCGACGAATGGGGCGTCGTATGGCAAAATGACCGCGATGGAATGCTTGGCATTCCAGTTGGGCATCCATTAGCCGATTGGAGTAATTTCAACAACTATAGGTTTCCCCCGAATCCAGATGATGATTGGTTCAGAAGCTTTCAAGAATCTCTTCGGGAGTCTCACGATCATTATGCTATGCTAGGCGGGATAAATCTTTTTGAGAGAATGCAGTGGCTTCGTGGCTATGAAAATTTGATGTATGACCTGGCGATAGGGTCGGAGGAAGCTTACAAATTACGCGACCGCCTTGTAGAGCATCATTTGGAATATCTACGCAAGGCGGCAATGACGGACGTTGACGGTTTTCATTTTGGCGATGATTGGGGCACACAGATATCACTTATCATCAGCCCTGACCTCTGGCGAAAGTTTTACAAGCCAGCCTATGCGCGCATGTTCGAGCCATGCAAAACGGCAGGTAAACACGTTCACTTTCATTCTGATGGTATGACTTGGGAAATATTGCATGACCTGGTTGAAATTGGCGTAGATGTGCTAAATGTCCAACACTGTGTGATGGACTTAAAGGCATTGGCTCGTGAGTTTGGCGGCAAGGTTGCATTTCGCTCCGACCTTGACCGTCAGCATGTACTCCCCCATGGGACGCGAGACGAAATTAGAGCCCACGTTCGTGAGGTTTTTGAAGCCTTAGGAAGCTATAATGGTGGCCTTATAGGGCATGGGGAGATTGCGCCAGATGTTCCGCTAGAAAACGTTCGAGCAATGTTCGAGGCCTGGCGCGAGTTTGGTGTTTACGATAGCTAATTAATACAAAACTCACATTTGTAAAAAAGAATGCTTTTTAATCATATTTTGGTTTTGCCGATTGAATTATCCTGACAGGCTTTAAAATATGGGTAATGGCAATAAAACGATTAGTCTAAATGGAAGATGGTCGCTAGCTTGGTTTGAAGAAGGCATGGGTGAAAAAGCTGGCGCGCATCATCAAGGTTGCGATACTAAACAATGGCTTGAAGCTGTAGTCCCCGGCGACATCCATCTTGATCTAATGCGAGCTGGGAAGATTAAAGATCCCTTCTACGGTCTGAACTATCTGGATTGCAAGTGGACAGAAGAAAAGGAGTGGTGGTACCGCCGCTCCTTTTTTATTCCCAAAGCTATGGAAGGCTGCAGGATTGAGCTCCAGTTTGGTGGTTTGGATACGTTCGCCACTGTGTGGGTAAATGGACAACTGGTGGGAAGCCACCGGAATATGTTTGTGCCTTGTTCTTTTGATGTCTCGGACCTGCTGGAGTATGGGAAGCAGAATTTGGTTGCGGTGCGCCTGTCCTCTCCCTTAGAAGCCGTCAAGAGTAAGTCAACTGAGGGAATGATTGCTGCCTTTGAGACTCATGAGAGGCTTTATGCGCGGAAGGCTCAGATGTCGTATGGTTGGGATATCGCGCCTCGAATTGTAACCACGGGTATTTGGCGGCCGGTGTATCTCTCAAAAAGAGGCGATGTAGCAATCGAAGATGTATGTGTTCGCACTGCTTTAAAAACCTTAGAGCATGCAGTAGTCAACCTAGAGATTACCTTGCGCCGAAATGGTACTCGGGCGAAATCTGGAACGCTTAAGATAATAGTGAGGAATTGGAGGGATTCTTCCGAACTATCGCTTCCGTATAAGATTGCAGGTGAGACTGCAACTGTGATTGCTGAATTGCCTATTAATGACCCAAAACTTTGGTGGCCGTGGAACGTTGGTCGGCCAAACCTCTATTTGCTTTCGGTTGAAGCCATCCCAGATTTCGGCGTTGGGGAAAAGCGCAAGGTTGTGTTTGGTATACGTTCGGTCGAGCTTATTCAAGAGCTGCAGGAGGATGGCTGCCACAGCTTTATCTTTTCTATTAATGGGCAGAAGGTCTATGCCAAGGGGACCAACTGGATTCCTGGCGATGCAATATTCGCCCGAATGGACCGCAGAAAATACCGAAAGCTTATAGATATGGCGGTGGCTGAGAATATCAACATGTTCCGTATCTGGGGCGGCGGCATCTATGAGGATCCTTATTTCTATCGCTTGTGTGACGAGCGAGGAATTATGGTTTGGCAGGATTTCATGTTTAGCTGCGCTGGCTATCCTCATGATGAGGAGTTCCTTTCGGAAGTGAAATATGAGGCCGAGAAAGTTGTAACCAGCCTTAGAAATCATCCTTCAATTGTTATCTGGTGTGGCGACAACGAAGTGGATGCTACAACCTGCGGCCAAGGAATGGACATAACTAAGAATCCAATCAACAGGAGTGTCTTGCCAGATGTTTGCACGCGACTAGATCCGACAAGGCCATATATTTGGAGCAGTCCTTGCAGCCCTTTTGGCGATCCCAACCCAATGAGTCAACTTGAGGGCGACAACCATATTTGGCAGCATGGATTATCGTATAAAGATGTGGTTTATTCTCAAGATGAGAGTCGTTTTGTTAGCGAGATTGGGCATCTCTCGATTCCTTGGCCAGAATCTGTGTGCAAATTTATGCCTCAAGAAAGCTTGTGGCCGCCTGAGAACAAATTATGGGATTTCCATTTCGGCACGCTTGAGCAATTTGACCCGCACCGTAGAGAGGCGCTCGACAGAGCAATACAAAACTTTGGATTCGAGCGTCCTGAAAGCTTGGAGGGATATGCGTTTTTGACTCAGCTAATCCAGGCACTTGCATATAAAGAGTGGATAGAGCACTACCGCCGCAGGAAATTTTCCTGCGGCGGTTTATTATATTGGAACCTATATGACAATTGGCCGCAATTTTCGGATGCTGTTGTTGATTACTATCTTAACCCCAAGATTGCATACTATTTTGTTCGTCGCGCTTTTGCGAATTTGTTAGTCGCACTTCAAGACATGGGCGATGGCAGGGTGGGAGTCTGGCTTATAAACGATGAATTGAAGGAACGCACGGGCAGATTGCTACTCCGCTGCCAAAGGTTTAGTGGAGGTATCTCTTGGACACGCATTCTTCCAGTAAAGCTTCCAGCGAACTCTTCGCGCATGGTATGGGACATGCGACTACCTCATCCCTTGATGGAAAATCCTCGCACATGTTTTGCGCAAGCGCAGCTGCTGGTAGGTGGGCGGATAGCGTCAGAAAACTTCTACTTTCCGGCAGAATTTAGAGATATTGAGTGGCCGGAAACACGCTTATCCGTTCAAATGGGCAACATTGCTAAATTAGGCAATAGGTTGGTGGCCGATTTTATAATTTCGTCAGCACTCTATGGTCGGCTGGTAAGCGTGAGGGTTTCTGATGTTGGCGCGAAGCTTAGCGACAATTTTTTTGACATTCCACCAGGCGAGAAGCGCATTGTCCGAATGGTAGTAAATGACTCTAAGACTATGCCTCTTGCCATCACTATATCAGCGGCAAATTCATTGGAAAACATTGAGTTTGAACTTCAATAGTTATCACGCAGCTCTAAGAGCTTGTAACTCCCAGGAGCCCCATACTGCGTGAGCGGCATCTACTACTTGTGGGTCAAACTGCGTACCGGAGGCTTCGTGGAGTATCCTCAGCGCTTCTCGCGGCGTTTTCGT
Encoded proteins:
- a CDS encoding family 10 glycosylhydrolase; translated protein: MICLFALSTIVGAASGADEKPEFRGMWISSYGNNIDLGSPAAIDKLIADARAANLNALVVQVRKTGDAYYKSAYEPRADNLPKSDFDPLEYIIKKGHEAGLEIHAWINTFKVWQGNSPPSNPNHVYNRHPEWINKNKNGSTSKSGNYALDPGIREVTDYLREIYLDVVKKYDVDGIHFDYVRYWDPDFGYTQLAINRFNKEKGRTGIPKSDDPEWCQWRRDRVTDLVREVYEGVKKIKPWVKVTASVVCSGDCPQDFKQTRPYLLLLQEWDRWLREGIIDAVMPMNYKSERDPTEAKQFRDWIDGMVRWRSGRHVYNGISIRGTRDLITQITETRKRGADGMCGFAFNTSPYRRELANALRNEVFKTWVPTPSMPWKPPRPSGGPQKPPGPKELFDKAIQAAKNDAGLDEAISLLEQAIQLEPNFAEAHFRLGRCYLRKGMTIKAVEQFRETLEIEGSHKGALEELKKLEQP
- a CDS encoding biotin transporter BioY → MANYSREAARVFPVTGIHFLASLFFAGVTAICANISFRLWYTPVPVTLQVFAVILSGLALGSRLGALSQIQYLIMGLLGMPVFSCGNFGLAAFAGPTGGYLIGFAVGAYVSGMVFEKLKSRSNASAVLAGCLGIIVIYLFGASWLAAWLAFFQGENTSACILGAWQLGVAPFIGIDFLKAVIASGVVLGGRFSKGSLSTLTK